A genomic window from Flavobacteriales bacterium includes:
- the truA gene encoding tRNA pseudouridine(38-40) synthase TruA: MQRYFIEIMYNGANYHGWQVQPNSITVQEQLEKAISTVLGQKISVMGAGRTDTGVHAKQFFAHFDTDIDLLNSNIVYRLNSFLPQDISVKTIFGVKSDAHSRFDATSRTYEYIIYNSKNPFNVGRAHFIHKPLDLNQMNQAAKCLFDFTDFTSFSKLHTQTKTNNCSIKKAIWENRGDTIVFTIEADRFLRNMVRAIVGTLLEVGQSRMSINEFINVLESKDRSIAGASVPAHALYLTKVDYPNDIRL; the protein is encoded by the coding sequence ATGCAACGGTATTTTATAGAAATAATGTATAATGGTGCTAACTATCATGGATGGCAAGTTCAACCAAATTCCATCACTGTTCAAGAGCAATTGGAAAAAGCTATTAGCACTGTTTTGGGTCAAAAGATTAGTGTTATGGGTGCAGGTCGAACGGATACTGGCGTGCATGCTAAACAGTTTTTTGCACATTTTGATACCGACATCGATTTATTAAATAGCAATATCGTCTATCGTCTAAATTCATTTTTGCCTCAAGATATTAGTGTGAAGACTATTTTTGGGGTAAAGTCAGATGCCCATAGTCGATTTGATGCAACTTCACGTACATACGAGTATATTATCTATAATTCCAAAAATCCGTTTAATGTAGGTAGAGCTCATTTTATTCATAAACCCCTCGATTTAAATCAAATGAATCAAGCAGCTAAGTGTTTGTTCGATTTTACTGATTTCACCTCTTTTTCTAAGCTACATACCCAAACAAAAACCAATAATTGTAGCATTAAAAAAGCTATTTGGGAAAATAGGGGAGACACTATTGTTTTTACTATTGAGGCAGATCGATTTTTAAGAAATATGGTAAGAGCTATTGTTGGAACGTTATTAGAAGTAGGGCAATCAAGAATGAGTATTAACGAATTTATCAATGTATTAGAGTCAAAAGATAGGTCAATTGCAGGTGCGTCAGTTCCAGCACACGCCCTATATCTAACTAAGGTAGATTATCCAAATGATATACGTTTATGA
- a CDS encoding ABC transporter ATP-binding protein — translation MSRVSGKTFDAPLLRRVLNYVGPYMTIFYGTSFCAILIAFLSPTRPLLIQYAFDNFIINPDEKKLLHITLLLVCLLFVESVLQYFYTYWSNFLGQSVIRDLRQQVYDKIIHFKQQYFDKNPIGALVTRVVSDIETISDIFSQGLLVIIADILKLIIVIVVMFVTDWRLTLFSLASIPLLLVATYWFKRSIKSAFQDVRKQVSALNTFVQEHIVGMYIVQLFNREDIEFEKFKSINDAHKKAHIKSIWYYSVFFPIVEILSAISIGLLIWWGGIQAATSHEVTLGELIAFILYIHMLFRPIRQLADRFNVLQMGMVASERVFKVLDTDDSISNLGTESLDKCKGDIEFKNVWFAYNDEDWVLKDVSFKIKAGETLALVGATGAGKSSIINLLTRNYEINKGAIFIDGVNYLDYDLNSLRKNVAVVLQDVFLFSDTIFNNITLGREITKEQVATYAKEIEIEEFIESLPQSYDYNVRERGGMLSLGQRQLLSFLRAYVDKPKILVLDEATSSIDSESEYLIQRSSEKLTKGRTSVVIAHRLATVQNADKIILLENGEIKEEGSHSELLSIKGKYKLLFDLQFEN, via the coding sequence ATGAGTAGGGTTAGTGGTAAAACTTTTGATGCCCCTTTACTGAGAAGGGTGTTGAATTATGTGGGTCCTTATATGACTATTTTCTATGGTACTTCTTTCTGTGCTATCCTAATTGCTTTTTTATCACCAACTAGGCCATTATTGATCCAGTATGCTTTTGATAACTTCATTATTAATCCTGATGAAAAGAAGCTATTACACATTACATTGTTGTTGGTGTGCTTACTATTCGTTGAAAGTGTTTTGCAATATTTTTACACCTATTGGTCAAATTTTTTGGGTCAAAGTGTGATAAGGGATTTGAGGCAGCAGGTTTATGATAAAATTATCCACTTCAAACAGCAGTATTTTGACAAAAACCCCATCGGCGCTTTAGTAACTCGAGTGGTGTCAGATATTGAAACAATTTCTGATATTTTCTCTCAAGGCTTATTAGTTATAATTGCCGATATTTTAAAGTTAATTATTGTTATTGTTGTAATGTTCGTGACCGACTGGCGACTAACATTATTCAGTTTGGCATCAATACCTTTGTTGTTAGTCGCAACCTATTGGTTCAAGCGTTCTATTAAGTCTGCTTTTCAAGATGTGAGAAAACAAGTTTCTGCTCTAAATACCTTTGTGCAAGAGCATATTGTAGGTATGTATATTGTGCAATTATTTAATAGGGAAGATATAGAATTTGAAAAATTTAAAAGTATAAATGACGCTCATAAAAAAGCTCATATTAAATCCATTTGGTATTATTCTGTATTTTTTCCAATAGTCGAAATTTTATCTGCTATTTCAATAGGTTTGTTGATTTGGTGGGGAGGTATCCAAGCTGCTACATCTCATGAAGTAACTCTGGGAGAGTTAATTGCTTTCATATTGTATATCCATATGTTATTCAGGCCAATACGTCAGTTAGCCGACCGTTTTAATGTATTGCAAATGGGAATGGTGGCTTCAGAAAGGGTGTTTAAAGTGTTGGATACTGATGATTCTATTTCTAATTTAGGAACAGAGTCTTTAGACAAATGTAAGGGAGATATTGAATTTAAAAATGTCTGGTTTGCATACAATGATGAAGATTGGGTGCTGAAAGATGTTTCTTTTAAAATAAAGGCAGGAGAAACCTTAGCCTTAGTAGGTGCTACCGGAGCGGGTAAATCTTCTATTATCAACTTGTTAACCAGGAATTACGAAATTAACAAAGGAGCAATTTTTATTGATGGAGTAAATTATTTGGATTACGATTTGAATTCCTTGCGTAAAAATGTTGCGGTGGTTTTGCAAGATGTTTTTCTTTTTTCAGATACTATTTTTAACAATATTACTCTAGGCAGAGAAATTACAAAAGAGCAAGTTGCCACTTATGCTAAAGAAATAGAAATTGAGGAGTTTATAGAGTCGTTACCACAATCATACGATTACAATGTTAGGGAGAGAGGCGGAATGCTTTCTCTAGGTCAACGTCAATTGTTATCCTTTTTGAGAGCTTATGTCGACAAGCCAAAGATTTTGGTGCTAGACGAGGCTACATCCAGTATTGATTCTGAAAGCGAATACCTTATTCAGCGTTCTTCTGAAAAGTTGACTAAAGGCAGGACTTCTGTTGTTATTGCTCATCGTTTGGCAACGGTGCAGAATGCTGATAAGATTATATTACTTGAAAATGGCGAAATTAAAGAAGAGGGCTCACACTCAGAATTATTATCCATAAAAGGGAAGTATAAATTACTATTTGATTTACAGTTCGAAAATTAA
- a CDS encoding choice-of-anchor L domain-containing protein gives MKTTKPLVFTIVLLCSFFLNASAQIATNSNPPYNSPVYLVDSLLLGEGVVATNHLFQGDPVQIGFFNGENSNIGLDSGIVMGTGDIVEIVPGAFGGFFANAVADPDLLEVANSVPGLIDQNFNVTSVNDVAILEFDFVPVSSYLSFKYVFASEEYFAYENTQFNDVFGFFISGPNIVGPYSSPPEFPDGSINIATFESQEPNSLGEDLPITISSVNATYNPQLFVSNQNNGANTVNATVDGFTTVITAEANVVCGETYHIRLAIADGTDTGLSSFVLLEAGSFSSPPLTVINSLEIDSNKIFTDCGAPVTLTANVEGDDFEFLWNSGETTQSIIATPGYYWVQATDATGCTVQSDSLRVYSQPVPEIVLPQEDYYCEDDVYLINPVINSGTAPFTFDWGAFGNDSQIEIDESGVYSLTVVDSNGCSDTHTIELFENPLPEISYSPQEILICGGIPVEVNAFGANTYVWSPDVSLSSDTGSTIEISTLSSITYTLEGIDTIGCSSTILVPTIATDDFDLDFGISPVSCQGYSNGSITILPQSTAVSPIQYSIDGGQNYFDFFTFDNLEFGNYDIKVKDGIGCVISDNVVVESAQPEIQVLTSSIDVECSSDSTGVIMVEEISGGNVSDGYSYTWFNSGTNEVVGTDSILNVPAGGYYLVVEDDNGCQSTDEVSLTQPNPITYSYTKNDVTCHEGNDGQIIVNVNGGGTPPYQFDWVNFGNAHTNYLYNLEDGTYHLEISDANDCVSSLNVEITQSPAPLTMEVESLGISCFGAATGSAHVVVNGGTPPYFYHWSSGHVTDVAEQIPSGNYSIEVIDSRGCSVMDSVYIGESDEIISELSSTSATCFGVLDGTATISSSGGTGELTYTWSNGENSSSITSGFGEYWVIVEDELGCITEDTIFINQPQKLRADLSITDVNCFGGSDGQIEADVTGGTPYNNGTYTYSWTLDSDTIGYNYYILNSLISSPTPYVLNIVDYNGCNHTAYAFIDQPPSISLEVSEIVPTYCLNIPAGQASVVASGGFLNPEGSYSFNWNTGDLGSVLSNQTSGVYTVIVEDDNSCKDTLDLEIPLEDNFTLDINSSPLNCYEDGSGSAIVSSVGGFGPYTYDWNTSEGIVSQQMSPVSSNTILNLSQGVTSVVVTDVNGCAKTTQVNLQQPDQLVYSIFKENDESCSGEFSACDGELDVVVEGGTGMYTINCINATNSIIATNQTDSSTEFSSLCADFYQITVADEHGCSGTLSGSGLPLPVEIIAGTPVESSINTSSGSIINDILCYGDTAATLSVSNPNPSFTYEWYVNGELLASGLSAVLPAGDI, from the coding sequence ATGAAGACCACTAAACCTCTTGTTTTTACAATAGTACTATTATGTTCGTTTTTTTTAAACGCTTCTGCTCAAATTGCTACTAATTCAAATCCGCCTTACAATTCGCCAGTTTATCTAGTCGATAGTTTATTGTTGGGGGAGGGTGTAGTTGCAACCAACCATTTATTTCAAGGAGATCCTGTTCAGATAGGTTTTTTTAATGGGGAAAACAGTAATATAGGCTTAGATAGTGGTATTGTTATGGGAACTGGCGATATTGTCGAGATTGTTCCTGGAGCTTTTGGTGGGTTTTTTGCTAATGCAGTTGCTGACCCTGATTTGCTTGAAGTAGCAAATTCTGTTCCTGGCTTAATTGATCAAAATTTTAATGTAACATCAGTAAATGATGTTGCAATTTTAGAATTTGACTTTGTACCTGTATCATCATATTTATCTTTTAAATATGTTTTTGCTTCAGAAGAGTATTTTGCATATGAAAACACTCAGTTTAATGATGTTTTTGGTTTTTTTATTTCTGGCCCAAATATTGTTGGTCCATATTCTAGTCCGCCAGAATTTCCTGATGGAAGTATTAATATTGCAACTTTTGAAAGTCAAGAGCCTAACAGTTTAGGGGAAGATTTACCAATTACTATTTCCTCAGTAAATGCAACATATAACCCTCAGTTGTTTGTTAGCAACCAAAATAATGGTGCTAACACTGTTAATGCTACTGTAGATGGTTTTACCACCGTGATAACTGCTGAAGCAAATGTGGTTTGTGGTGAAACTTATCATATACGTTTAGCTATCGCCGATGGAACCGATACAGGTTTGTCTTCATTTGTATTGCTTGAGGCTGGTAGTTTTTCTTCTCCTCCTCTGACTGTGATTAATAGTTTAGAAATTGATTCAAATAAAATTTTTACGGATTGTGGTGCACCAGTTACATTAACAGCAAATGTTGAAGGAGATGATTTTGAATTTTTATGGAATTCAGGAGAAACAACTCAGTCTATCATTGCTACACCAGGATATTATTGGGTTCAGGCTACTGACGCTACGGGTTGTACTGTTCAATCTGACTCATTGAGAGTATATTCTCAACCTGTTCCAGAGATAGTCCTCCCTCAAGAAGATTATTATTGTGAAGATGATGTTTATTTGATAAATCCAGTTATTAATAGTGGAACGGCTCCTTTTACTTTTGATTGGGGAGCTTTTGGTAATGATAGCCAAATTGAAATTGACGAATCAGGCGTGTATTCCCTTACAGTTGTAGATTCTAATGGATGTTCTGATACCCATACTATCGAACTGTTTGAAAACCCTTTACCAGAAATATCATATTCTCCTCAAGAAATTTTGATCTGTGGAGGAATACCTGTTGAAGTTAATGCTTTTGGAGCAAATACTTATGTTTGGTCTCCTGACGTTTCTCTATCATCCGATACAGGTAGTACAATAGAAATTTCGACATTATCTTCTATTACATATACTCTTGAAGGAATTGACACTATAGGTTGCTCAAGTACTATTTTAGTGCCTACTATTGCCACAGATGATTTTGATTTAGATTTTGGCATTTCTCCTGTTAGCTGTCAAGGCTATTCTAATGGCTCAATTACAATCCTTCCACAAAGCACTGCTGTTTCACCTATACAATATTCTATTGATGGAGGACAAAATTATTTTGACTTTTTCACTTTTGATAATCTAGAATTTGGTAATTATGATATTAAAGTAAAAGATGGTATAGGCTGCGTTATAAGTGATAATGTTGTAGTAGAATCTGCTCAGCCTGAAATTCAGGTTTTGACATCGTCAATAGATGTAGAATGTTCAAGTGACAGTACAGGCGTAATTATGGTCGAAGAAATTTCAGGAGGAAATGTAAGCGATGGATATTCTTATACATGGTTTAATTCAGGAACAAATGAAGTTGTTGGTACTGATTCCATTTTAAATGTTCCTGCTGGTGGATATTATCTTGTGGTTGAAGATGATAATGGTTGTCAATCAACCGATGAAGTGTCATTAACTCAACCGAACCCTATTACATATTCTTATACCAAAAATGATGTTACTTGTCACGAAGGTAATGATGGACAAATAATAGTTAACGTTAATGGGGGTGGTACACCTCCTTACCAATTTGATTGGGTTAATTTTGGTAATGCTCACACCAATTATCTTTATAATTTAGAAGATGGTACATATCATCTAGAAATAAGCGATGCTAATGATTGTGTTAGTTCATTAAATGTTGAAATAACACAATCTCCAGCACCTTTAACAATGGAAGTAGAAAGTTTAGGCATCAGTTGTTTTGGAGCTGCTACTGGATCAGCTCATGTTGTAGTAAATGGTGGGACACCTCCTTATTTCTATCACTGGAGCAGTGGTCATGTTACTGATGTTGCAGAACAAATTCCTTCTGGAAATTATTCTATTGAAGTTATTGATTCTAGAGGGTGTAGTGTAATGGATTCTGTTTATATTGGTGAGAGTGATGAAATTATTTCTGAGTTAAGTTCTACATCTGCCACTTGTTTTGGAGTGCTTGATGGAACAGCAACAATTTCTAGTTCTGGCGGAACAGGAGAGTTGACATATACATGGTCTAATGGCGAAAATTCATCTTCTATTACTTCTGGTTTTGGTGAATATTGGGTTATCGTTGAAGATGAATTGGGCTGTATTACTGAGGATACCATTTTTATTAATCAGCCTCAAAAATTAAGAGCAGATTTATCAATTACTGATGTAAATTGTTTTGGAGGTTCTGATGGTCAGATTGAAGCTGATGTTACTGGTGGTACTCCCTATAATAACGGTACATACACTTATAGTTGGACATTGGATAGTGATACCATTGGCTACAATTATTATATTCTAAATTCTCTTATTTCCTCACCTACTCCATATGTCTTAAATATTGTTGATTATAATGGCTGTAATCATACAGCCTACGCTTTTATTGATCAACCCCCTTCAATAAGTTTAGAGGTTAGTGAAATTGTTCCCACATATTGTTTGAATATTCCTGCTGGTCAAGCTTCTGTTGTTGCTTCAGGTGGGTTTTTAAACCCTGAAGGAAGCTATTCATTTAATTGGAATACTGGCGATTTAGGCTCAGTACTATCCAATCAAACATCAGGTGTGTATACTGTTATTGTTGAAGATGATAATAGCTGTAAAGATACTTTAGATTTAGAAATTCCTTTAGAAGATAACTTCACTTTAGATATAAATTCATCTCCATTAAACTGCTATGAAGATGGTAGTGGAAGTGCTATAGTAAGTTCTGTTGGTGGTTTCGGCCCATATACCTATGATTGGAACACTTCAGAAGGGATTGTTTCTCAACAAATGAGCCCTGTAAGTAGTAATACCATACTTAACCTAAGTCAAGGTGTAACCAGTGTTGTAGTAACTGATGTAAACGGTTGTGCTAAAACAACACAAGTAAATCTGCAACAGCCTGACCAACTTGTATATTCTATTTTTAAAGAAAATGACGAAAGTTGTTCGGGTGAATTTTCTGCTTGTGACGGTGAGTTAGATGTAGTAGTAGAGGGAGGAACAGGTATGTATACCATTAATTGTATAAATGCTACAAATTCTATAATTGCAACTAACCAAACTGATTCATCAACTGAATTCAGTTCATTATGTGCAGATTTTTATCAAATAACTGTTGCAGATGAGCACGGTTGTTCAGGAACATTAAGCGGTAGTGGTTTACCTCTTCCTGTAGAGATTATTGCTGGTACTCCTGTTGAGTCATCAATCAATACATCCTCAGGCTCTATAATAAATGATATTTTATGTTATGGTGATACAGCAGCAACTCTTTCAGTATCAAATCCTAACCCATCCTTTACCTATGAATGGTATGTGAATGGAGAACTACTTGCTAGTGGCTTAAGTGCCGTTTTACCTGCTGGAGACATTC